Proteins encoded in a region of the Anopheles ziemanni chromosome 2, idAnoZiCoDA_A2_x.2, whole genome shotgun sequence genome:
- the LOC131294212 gene encoding glucoside xylosyltransferase 2 codes for MKAYKYLLLLAVTSFLLLCYYIYRVGNAPTYGEPDLVNQAFGAANKLVAQRKPSEDVLPNGTEIAVVVVACNERHNEALNMIKSAIMFNRNRAPLRFVIIAEEKLKINFMEKLNDWQELTERIFTYEIHSLTFPRANQYEWRKLFKPCAAQRLFLPSLLTHHDAVLYVDSDTVFLSPVQEIWTLLQNFNASQFAGMAPEHEDKNAGWYNRFARHPYYGELGVNSGVMLMNLTRMREFRWEEHILPIFREYRLQLVWGDQDILNVLFHYHPDRLFVFPCEWNYRADHCMYMSVCEAPDGVKIIHGNRGYFHSRAQPIFNLIYTTIEEYTFRSDVYGNFIRTIEESLVLPSNSNCDKLLDKFLQDPRKYFKENQYDDMAQQ; via the exons ATGAAAGCTTACAAATATTTACTGCTTCTTGCGGTGACATCCTTTTTACTCCTGTGCTACTACATCTACCGAGTGGGCAATGCTCCCACGTACGGCGAACCGGATTTGGTTAACCAGGCTTTTGGGGCAGCAAATAAGCTTGTCGCACAGAG GAAACCGTCGGAAGATGTTCTACCAAATGGGACGGAAATAGCAGTGGTGGTCGTTGCGTGCAACGAGCGGCACAACGAAGCACTGAACATGATTAAATCCGCGATAATGTTCAACCGCAATCGAGCTCCGTTGCGGTTTGTCATAATTGCGGAGGAGAAGCTGAAAATAAACTTCATGGAAAAGCTTAACGATTGGCAGGAGCTTACGGAGCGCATATTTACATACGAAATCCATTCATTAACATTTCCTCGCGCCAATCAATACGAATGGAGGAAACTTTTTAAGCCATGCGCAGCGCAGCGCCTGTTCCTTCCT TCGCTTCTGACACATCACGATGCGGTGCTGTACGTAGATTCCGATACAGTATTTCTGTCTCCGGTGCAAGAAATATGGACACTGCTGCAGAACTTCAACGCATCCCAGTTTGCCGGCATGGCACCGGAACACGAGGACAAGAATGCGGGATGGTACAATCGCTTCGCCCGACATCCGTACTACGGCGAGCTTGGTGTAAATTCCGGCGTGATGCTGATGAACCTTACTCGAATGCGCGAGTTCCGCTGGGAGGAGCACATACTGCCAATCTTTCGTGAGTATCGGCTGCAGCTCGTGTGGGGTGACCAGGACATTCTGAACGTGCTCTTCCACTACCATCCGGATCGGTTGTTTGTATTTCCCTGCGAATGGAACTATCGGGCCGACCATTGCATGTACATGAGCGTGTGCGAAGCGCCGGACGGTGTGAAAATCATCCACGGCAACCGAGGGTACTTTCACTCACGGGCGCAGCCCATTTTCAACCTTATCTACACGACCATAGAAGAGTATACCTTCCGCAGCGATGTCTATGGTAACTTTATCCGCACAATCGAAGAATCACTGGTGCTACCAAGTAACTCGAACTGTGATAAACTTTTGGACAAATTTCTTCAGGATCCTCGAAAATACTTCAAGGAAAATCAGTACGACGATATGGCTCAGCAGTGA